Genomic window (Sphingosinicella microcystinivorans):
GGCAGCCTGTCCTCGGCGACGCCGTTCGCCCGCGCGACGTTCTTCGCCACGCGCTCGATCGCGGCGATGAGCTGCGCGCGCGTCGCCTCGTCGTTGGCGCGCACGGTGAGCTGGAGGTCGGCGCGGTCGGAGATGATGTTGTGCTTGTGCCCGGCATGGAACGCGCCGACCGTGATCACCGCGGGCGACAGCGGGCCGACCTCCCGGCTCACGATGGATTGCAGCGCCACGACGATGACGGAGGCGATGTAGACCGGGTCCTTGCCGGTATGCGCCGCGGCGCCGTGCGCGCCGACGCCGTGCACCGTGATGTCGACGCTGTCGGCCGACGAATATTGCAGCCCTTCGGACGCGCTGATCCTGTCCGTCGGCAGGTTCGAGGCGACGTGGAAGGCGACCGCGTAGTCGGGCTTCGGAAAGCGCGTGTAGAGCCCGTCCGCCAGCATCGCCTTGGCGCCGCCCACGCGCTCCTCGGCGGGCTGCACGACGAACAGGATCGTGCCCTTCCATTTGTCCTTCATCGCGGCAAGACGGCGCGCGGCGCCCACCATCGCCGTGATGTGCGTATCGTGGCCGCAGGCGTGCATCACCGGATAGACCTGCCCGTCGAGGCCCTTCTGCTTTGCCTTCGAGGCGTAGGCGAGCCCGGACTTCTCCTCGACCGGAAGCCCGTCCATGTCGGCGCGCAGCAGCAGCACGGGTCCGTCGCCGTTCTTCATCACGCCGACGACGCCGGTGCCGCCGACGCCGGTGGTGATCGCCGCCCCCGTCTTCTTCAGCTCGGCCGCCATGCGCTTCGCCGTCTCGGTTTCGAGATAGGAAAGCTCCGGGGTCTGGTGAAAGTGCGTGAACAGCGGGCCGAGATAGGCGTCGTAGTCGGTCTTGATCGCCGATTTCAGCGCCGGATCGGCGGCGGCGGGGCCGGCAAAGGGGGCAGCGAGGGCCACGGCCGCCGCGGCGGCGAGCAGAAAGCGCTTCATTCGGCGCCTCCGATGCGGAACGCACACAGCTTGTTGCCGTCGAGGTCGCGGAAATAGGCGCCGTAGAACGCCTGCGGCCCTTCCTCTCCGCGAATGCCGGGCGCGCCTTCGTCGGCGCCGCCGAGTGCGCGGGCTTTCGCGTAAACCTCGTCGACCTGCCCGCGGCTTCCCGCCGCGAGCGCGATCATCGTGCCGTTGCCCACGGTCGCGGCCTTGCCGTCGTAGGGCGGCGTCACGGCGAGCATCGGCGCGTCATAGCCGGTGCCGTACATGGTG
Coding sequences:
- a CDS encoding amidohydrolase; protein product: MKRFLLAAAAAVALAAPFAGPAAADPALKSAIKTDYDAYLGPLFTHFHQTPELSYLETETAKRMAAELKKTGAAITTGVGGTGVVGVMKNGDGPVLLLRADMDGLPVEEKSGLAYASKAKQKGLDGQVYPVMHACGHDTHITAMVGAARRLAAMKDKWKGTILFVVQPAEERVGGAKAMLADGLYTRFPKPDYAVAFHVASNLPTDRISASEGLQYSSADSVDITVHGVGAHGAAAHTGKDPVYIASVIVVALQSIVSREVGPLSPAVITVGAFHAGHKHNIISDRADLQLTVRANDEATRAQLIAAIERVAKNVARANGVAEDRLPEVKVSEGTPTTINDTALARRMNAAFARDLGPDVMVPFVQETMGAEDFAFFVQPELKVPGYYFAVGGTPQAAFDAAKAGGPPVPSHHSPLFKVAPEPSVTLGAEAMVTAALELLKPR
- a CDS encoding VOC family protein produces the protein MLGYATVGTNDIEKARGFYDALLGTFGAKRLMAFDNGFTMYGTGYDAPMLAVTPPYDGKAATVGNGTMIALAAGSRGQVDEVYAKARALGGADEGAPGIRGEEGPQAFYGAYFRDLDGNKLCAFRIGGAE